A window from Tenacibaculum singaporense encodes these proteins:
- a CDS encoding sensor histidine kinase, protein MGKKIFILIVVLMSISLIGIISVQVYWINDAIKNKKEQFKNNVKIALARTSENIKEREYLEFQQNYKDYFENDKLRTEAEITTFLFQQVDTVSNKKFSFGSTILEESIKMPNEFVDNDSIIIKRYSGKEDIYFSQIIKSESKDFKPFLDESRHSSFRIYSTWNDEVMEHAFRRSKAVFPINQRISNKELSNTLKDEFAKMNITQDFKYVVYEDGLATQLKSGYFNIQPEDINYPLLEDENGNSKYKLYVKFPNEKKNLLSGMMKVLILSLFFIGIIIAAFSTSLYQLIRQKKISEIKTDFINNMTHEFKTPIATINLALDAIKNPRIISDEDKVKRYVQMIRDENKRMHGQVENVLRISRLEKNQIEISKDAVDMHDIIEEAIEHIQLLTDDKKGSVTTHFEAISTEVLGNQFHLTNVVVNMLENALKYSENAPKIDVFTENTNKYFIFKIKDEGIGMSRNAQKYVFDKFYREHKGNIHNVKGHGLGLAYVKEIIDSHQGTVYVESEKGKGSTFTVKLPLI, encoded by the coding sequence ATGGGTAAGAAAATTTTTATTCTCATTGTTGTTTTAATGAGTATTTCTTTAATTGGAATCATCTCTGTTCAAGTATATTGGATTAACGATGCTATTAAAAATAAAAAGGAACAATTTAAAAACAATGTAAAAATTGCTTTAGCTCGTACCTCTGAAAATATAAAAGAGAGAGAGTATCTAGAGTTTCAGCAAAATTATAAAGACTATTTTGAAAACGATAAGCTTAGAACTGAAGCTGAAATAACAACTTTTCTTTTTCAGCAGGTTGATACGGTAAGTAACAAAAAGTTTTCTTTTGGTAGTACTATTTTAGAAGAGAGTATTAAAATGCCCAATGAGTTTGTTGATAATGATTCAATCATTATAAAACGTTACTCTGGAAAAGAAGACATTTATTTTTCACAAATAATAAAATCTGAAAGTAAAGATTTTAAGCCTTTTTTAGATGAAAGTCGCCATTCTTCTTTCAGAATATATAGCACATGGAATGATGAAGTAATGGAACATGCTTTTAGACGAAGCAAAGCCGTGTTTCCTATAAATCAAAGAATAAGTAATAAAGAATTAAGCAATACTCTTAAGGATGAATTTGCTAAGATGAATATTACACAAGATTTTAAATATGTTGTTTATGAAGATGGATTAGCAACACAGTTAAAATCTGGATATTTTAACATACAACCAGAAGATATAAACTACCCGTTGTTGGAAGACGAAAATGGAAATAGTAAATATAAGTTATATGTTAAATTTCCTAACGAGAAAAAGAACCTGTTATCAGGTATGATGAAAGTACTGATACTTTCTTTATTTTTTATAGGAATTATCATTGCGGCTTTTTCAACATCGTTATATCAGCTTATTCGCCAAAAAAAGATCTCTGAAATAAAAACAGACTTCATTAATAATATGACTCATGAGTTTAAAACGCCTATTGCTACTATTAATCTGGCCTTAGATGCAATTAAAAACCCAAGAATCATATCTGATGAAGACAAGGTTAAGCGATATGTTCAAATGATTCGTGACGAAAACAAGCGTATGCACGGGCAGGTAGAAAATGTATTACGAATTTCAAGACTAGAAAAGAACCAAATTGAAATTAGTAAGGATGCCGTGGATATGCACGACATAATTGAGGAGGCTATTGAACATATTCAACTCTTAACCGATGATAAAAAAGGAAGTGTTACAACTCATTTTGAAGCTATTTCAACAGAAGTTCTTGGAAATCAGTTTCACCTAACAAATGTTGTTGTTAACATGCTAGAAAACGCATTAAAATACTCAGAAAATGCACCTAAAATAGATGTATTTACTGAAAACACAAATAAATACTTTATCTTTAAGATTAAAGATGAAGGTATAGGAATGAGTAGAAATGCTCAAAAGTATGTGTTCGACAAATTTTATAGAGAACATAAAGGGAATATACACAATGTAAAAGGTCATGGGTTAGGCTTAGCTTATGTAAAAGAAATTATAGACAGTCACCAAGGTACCGTTTATGTTGAAAGTGAAAAAGGTAAAGGAAGTACATTTACAGTTAAATTACCATTAATATAA
- a CDS encoding response regulator transcription factor encodes MGSKKILLVEDDPNFGTVLKDYLALNDYNVTHAKDGIDGLIMFKNAEYDLCILDVMMPRKDGFSLAEDIRATNKEIPIIFLTAKTLKEDVLKGYQVGADDYLNKPFDSEVLLHKIKAILQRKETEKTNDSDEFEFKIGAFDFNSKLRHLTYKGGEAQKLSPKESKLLRMLAIHKNDLMPRELALTKIWRDDNYFTSRSMDVYIAKLRKYLKSDENVEILNIHGEGFRLIDNK; translated from the coding sequence ATGGGGAGTAAAAAAATATTATTAGTAGAAGACGATCCTAATTTTGGAACAGTTCTGAAGGATTATTTAGCATTAAATGATTATAATGTTACACATGCTAAAGATGGAATAGATGGTTTAATTATGTTTAAAAATGCAGAATACGACTTGTGTATTTTAGATGTAATGATGCCTCGTAAAGATGGTTTTTCTTTAGCTGAAGACATTCGTGCAACTAACAAAGAAATTCCTATCATTTTCTTAACTGCTAAAACACTAAAAGAAGATGTTTTAAAAGGATACCAAGTAGGAGCTGATGACTACTTAAACAAACCTTTTGATTCAGAAGTTTTACTACATAAAATCAAGGCTATTTTACAACGTAAAGAAACTGAAAAGACAAATGACAGTGACGAGTTTGAATTTAAAATTGGGGCTTTTGATTTTAACTCAAAACTACGTCATTTAACCTATAAAGGAGGAGAAGCACAAAAATTATCACCAAAAGAAAGTAAACTTTTACGAATGTTAGCTATTCATAAAAACGACTTAATGCCTCGTGAACTAGCTTTAACTAAAATATGGAGAGATGACAATTATTTTACTTCTCGAAGTATGGATGTTTACATAGCAAAACTTCGTAAATATTTAAAGAGTGATGAAAATGTTGAAATCTTAAACATTCATGGTGAAGGGTTTAGATTAATAGATAATAAATAA
- the yajC gene encoding preprotein translocase subunit YajC has product MFTTIFLQASSQESLMNMLPFVAMIAVFYFLIIRPQMRRQKKEKQFQTEIKKGAKVVTTSGIHGKIAEINDTDNTVTIETGAGKIKFERSAISMEMSKKYTTETKK; this is encoded by the coding sequence ATGTTTACAACCATTTTTTTACAAGCTAGCTCACAAGAAAGTTTAATGAACATGCTTCCTTTTGTGGCAATGATTGCCGTTTTTTACTTTTTAATTATTCGTCCACAAATGAGACGCCAAAAAAAGGAAAAACAATTTCAAACAGAAATTAAAAAAGGAGCCAAAGTAGTTACAACTAGTGGTATTCATGGTAAAATTGCAGAAATTAACGATACTGATAACACTGTTACTATTGAAACAGGTGCAGGTAAGATCAAGTTTGAACGTTCTGCCATTTCTATGGAAATGAGTAAAAAATACACTACTGAAACTAAAAAATAA
- a CDS encoding ABC transporter ATP-binding protein, translating into MKALQYLNKYFVKYKWRLLLGILITILSKILTLKIPNFVGDSLNVVEDYQLGKITELSEVKSILFTNILLIVGVTLLGGFFTFLMRQTIIVMSRLIEFDLKNEIYQQYQRLSLNFYKQNRTGDLMNRISEDVSKVRMYFGPAIMYSLNMLVSFAVGFTQMYAISPKLTLYTMIPFPVLSVSVFVLSKQINKRSTVVQQYLSKLTTFNQEFFSGINVVKSYAIESAVIKNFDTLADASKDKNINLYKVQALFFPLMILLIGISNIIVLYVGGTLYINEEIQVGAIGAFVMYVNILTWPVAVVGWVTSMVQQAEASQERINEFLEQVPEIENANEEETAIEGDIEFNHVSLTYEDTNITALKDVSFRVEKGETLAILGKTGSGKSSIINLVSRLYDTTGGTVLMDGKDIKACNLYDIRNQIGFVPQEPFLFSDTIENNIKFGKEDATEEEIIEAAKNAVIHDNIIDFKQGYKTILGERGVTLSGGQKQRTSIARAIIKDPKILIFDDCLSAVDTETEERILSNLERVSSDKTTIIISHRVSSAKNADKIIVLNEGRIIQQGVHNQLVKQEGYYKELYEQQLLEKEI; encoded by the coding sequence TTGAAAGCATTACAATACTTAAATAAGTACTTTGTTAAATACAAATGGAGGTTGTTATTAGGAATTTTAATTACAATATTATCAAAAATACTAACACTTAAAATTCCAAATTTTGTAGGAGATTCACTAAATGTAGTGGAAGATTATCAGTTGGGTAAAATAACGGAATTATCAGAGGTAAAAAGTATTCTTTTTACAAATATCTTACTTATAGTTGGGGTAACATTGTTAGGTGGTTTTTTTACATTTTTAATGCGTCAAACTATAATTGTAATGTCTCGATTAATAGAGTTTGATTTAAAAAATGAAATTTATCAGCAATATCAACGGCTATCACTTAATTTTTACAAGCAAAATAGAACGGGTGATTTAATGAACCGCATTAGTGAAGATGTGTCTAAAGTTCGCATGTATTTTGGACCAGCCATTATGTACTCATTAAACATGCTGGTTTCCTTCGCTGTTGGGTTTACTCAAATGTATGCAATATCACCAAAACTTACTTTGTATACAATGATACCTTTCCCTGTTTTATCAGTATCAGTGTTTGTTTTAAGCAAGCAAATTAATAAACGAAGTACAGTAGTTCAGCAATATCTCTCAAAATTAACAACGTTTAATCAAGAGTTTTTCTCTGGAATTAATGTGGTAAAATCATACGCAATAGAAAGTGCTGTGATTAAGAATTTTGATACGCTGGCAGATGCTAGTAAAGACAAAAATATTAACTTATATAAGGTACAGGCATTATTTTTTCCATTAATGATTTTATTAATAGGAATTAGTAACATCATTGTTTTGTATGTTGGTGGTACATTATATATTAATGAAGAAATTCAAGTAGGAGCCATTGGTGCTTTTGTTATGTATGTAAATATTTTAACATGGCCAGTGGCTGTAGTTGGTTGGGTAACTTCAATGGTGCAACAGGCTGAAGCTTCTCAAGAAAGAATTAATGAATTTTTAGAACAAGTTCCTGAAATTGAAAATGCAAATGAAGAAGAAACCGCCATCGAAGGAGATATTGAGTTTAATCATGTTTCTTTAACCTATGAAGATACAAATATCACAGCGTTAAAAGATGTAAGTTTTAGGGTAGAAAAAGGAGAAACACTAGCAATATTAGGAAAAACAGGAAGTGGTAAATCATCTATAATTAACTTAGTTTCACGTTTGTATGATACTACAGGAGGGACTGTATTAATGGATGGAAAAGATATTAAAGCTTGCAATTTATATGACATAAGAAACCAAATTGGTTTTGTGCCGCAAGAACCGTTTTTGTTTTCAGATACCATTGAAAACAATATAAAATTTGGAAAAGAAGATGCTACAGAAGAAGAGATTATTGAAGCAGCCAAAAATGCGGTTATACATGATAATATTATTGACTTTAAACAAGGCTATAAAACTATTTTAGGAGAACGTGGTGTTACGCTTTCTGGAGGACAAAAGCAAAGAACTTCTATAGCAAGAGCCATTATAAAAGATCCTAAAATTTTAATTTTTGACGATTGCCTTTCAGCTGTTGATACTGAGACTGAAGAAAGAATTTTATCAAATTTAGAACGTGTTTCTAGTGATAAAACAACGATAATAATAAGCCATAGAGTGTCGTCAGCAAAAAATGCAGATAAAATAATTGTACTAAATGAAGGAAGGATAATTCAGCAAGGTGTTCATAATCAATTAGTAAAACAAGAAGGTTATTACAAAGAGTTGTATGAGCAACAGCTTTTAGAAAAAGAAATATAG
- a CDS encoding Glu/Leu/Phe/Val family dehydrogenase, giving the protein MTSEIIDTKDLKNDPVFGQLSFDNHEQIVFCNDEDTGLKAIIGIHNTTLGPALGGTRMWQYKSEWEALNDVLRLSRGMTYKSAITGLNLGGGKAVIIGDAKTQKNDALMRKFGEFVNSLSGKYITAEDVGMETRDMDIIREVTPHVTGVSESIGGSGNPSPVTAYGVYMGMKAAAKYKFGTENLDGKKVLVQGVGHVGETLVKHITDEGAQVILNDINEARLEELSKKYGANVVLGNDIFGLDVDIYAPCALGATINDESIAQLKAKVIAGAANNQLANELKHGTMLKDKGIAYAPDFLINAGGIINVYAEVVGYDKAESLKRTENIYNTTLEIFNLSEKENITTHQAAFNIAQTRIDARKKEQNS; this is encoded by the coding sequence ATGACATCAGAAATCATTGATACTAAAGATCTTAAGAATGACCCAGTGTTTGGTCAGTTATCTTTTGACAATCACGAGCAAATCGTTTTTTGCAACGACGAAGATACAGGTTTAAAAGCAATTATCGGTATCCATAACACAACTTTAGGACCTGCTTTAGGAGGTACTAGAATGTGGCAATATAAAAGTGAATGGGAAGCTTTAAATGATGTATTACGTTTGTCTCGTGGTATGACATACAAGTCTGCTATTACTGGATTAAACCTTGGTGGTGGTAAAGCAGTTATTATTGGTGATGCTAAAACTCAAAAGAACGACGCTTTAATGCGTAAATTTGGTGAGTTTGTTAATTCTTTAAGCGGAAAATATATTACTGCTGAAGATGTTGGAATGGAAACTCGTGATATGGATATTATCCGTGAAGTTACTCCACACGTAACAGGTGTTTCTGAAAGTATTGGAGGTTCTGGAAACCCTTCTCCTGTAACTGCTTATGGTGTTTACATGGGAATGAAAGCTGCTGCTAAATACAAGTTTGGAACTGAGAACTTAGACGGTAAAAAAGTATTAGTTCAAGGTGTTGGTCATGTTGGAGAAACTTTAGTGAAGCATATTACTGACGAAGGAGCACAAGTTATTTTAAACGATATTAATGAAGCTCGTTTAGAAGAGTTAAGTAAAAAATATGGTGCTAACGTAGTGTTAGGAAATGATATTTTTGGATTAGATGTTGATATTTACGCTCCGTGTGCTTTAGGTGCTACTATTAATGATGAAAGTATCGCTCAATTAAAAGCTAAGGTAATTGCTGGTGCTGCAAACAACCAATTAGCTAACGAGTTAAAACATGGTACAATGTTAAAGGATAAAGGAATTGCTTATGCTCCTGACTTCTTAATTAACGCTGGTGGAATTATTAATGTATATGCTGAAGTTGTTGGTTATGATAAAGCTGAGAGCTTAAAAAGAACTGAAAACATTTACAATACTACATTAGAGATTTTCAATTTATCTGAAAAAGAGAATATCACTACACATCAAGCTGCTTTCAATATTGCACAAACAAGAATTGATGCTCGCAAAAAAGAGCAAAATAGCTAG
- the nusB gene encoding transcription antitermination factor NusB has product MINRRHIRVKVMQSVYAMQQSHSDDLVKEEKFLKHSIQKMYDLYVLNLQLLVEVQKLARKRIELSKKKILATKEELNPNTKFIDNKLLNSLNESVSLEGYVELNKLNYWDLDDEYVKILLDELQKSDIYKKYMDTVEDSYNVDKAFVIDFFRDIVAPNEKLADYFEDKMISWVDDIPFVNTWILKSLNKQKANKPFILGSLYKDNDDKVFVSDLFTKTMLHQHKYEEDIKEKTPNWEADRIADIDMIIIKMAITEFLHFPSIPSRVTINEYIELAKDYSTNKSGYFINGVLDKLAKDYLSSNKMVKIGRGLL; this is encoded by the coding sequence ATGATTAACAGAAGACATATTCGTGTTAAAGTAATGCAGTCGGTTTATGCGATGCAACAATCGCATAGCGATGATTTAGTTAAGGAAGAAAAATTCTTAAAACACAGCATTCAAAAAATGTACGATTTGTACGTTTTAAACCTTCAATTATTAGTTGAAGTACAAAAATTAGCTCGTAAGAGAATAGAGCTTTCTAAAAAGAAAATACTAGCTACAAAAGAAGAACTCAACCCAAATACAAAATTTATAGACAATAAACTTTTAAACTCACTTAATGAAAGTGTAAGTTTAGAAGGGTATGTTGAGCTTAACAAGCTAAATTATTGGGATCTTGATGATGAGTATGTAAAAATCTTATTAGATGAATTACAGAAAAGTGACATCTACAAAAAGTACATGGACACTGTTGAAGATTCTTACAATGTAGATAAAGCCTTTGTCATTGACTTTTTTAGAGATATAGTAGCTCCTAATGAAAAGTTAGCTGATTATTTTGAGGACAAAATGATTTCTTGGGTTGATGATATTCCTTTTGTAAATACTTGGATTCTTAAATCTTTAAACAAACAAAAAGCAAATAAGCCCTTTATATTAGGTAGTTTGTATAAAGACAATGATGATAAGGTTTTTGTTTCTGATTTGTTTACAAAAACAATGTTACATCAACACAAATACGAAGAAGATATTAAAGAGAAAACTCCTAACTGGGAAGCTGATAGGATTGCTGATATTGATATGATTATTATTAAAATGGCTATTACAGAATTTTTACACTTCCCTTCAATTCCAAGTAGAGTTACCATTAATGAATATATTGAGTTAGCAAAAGATTATTCAACAAACAAAAGTGGTTACTTTATTAATGGAGTTTTAGATAAATTAGCCAAAGACTATCTAAGTTCAAACAAGATGGTTAAAATAGGTAGAGGTTTATTATAA
- a CDS encoding YbbR-like domain-containing protein, translating into MKTKFNIPKTFFGFLTASIFFWLLINLSKEYDTTIVYDVEYTQLPQQKTLIETPIKTLSLKLKSSGYNLLVTSITHKPIKLDLNKVSKKTGTSYYFLSKDLTSEIQEQLKSSIELLKIEEDTIPLKIGTLSSKKVPLKPSLNLSFQLGYDLSKPVTITPDSVLISGDEAHIVKTDFLNLENITLENLSKSTNISTPIIFPENTQLKSSHSKAEISIEVDKFTEGEIEVPVFVKNAPKGINVFPKKVKIIYKVGLQNFNEVTPDLFKVECDYLQSKNKEVNYLTPQIKGLPDMVTLVRVVPNKIDFLIYE; encoded by the coding sequence TTGAAAACAAAATTTAACATACCTAAGACTTTTTTTGGTTTTTTAACAGCTTCCATATTTTTTTGGTTGCTTATCAACCTATCAAAAGAATATGATACAACTATAGTATATGATGTTGAATATACACAACTACCACAACAAAAAACACTAATAGAAACCCCTATTAAAACCCTATCTTTAAAACTAAAAAGTAGTGGTTATAACTTGTTAGTAACCAGCATAACACATAAACCTATTAAATTAGACCTTAATAAGGTTTCTAAAAAGACTGGTACTAGTTATTACTTTTTATCTAAAGACCTCACTTCAGAAATTCAAGAACAACTAAAATCTAGTATTGAATTACTTAAAATTGAAGAAGATACTATTCCTTTAAAAATTGGTACACTTAGCTCCAAAAAAGTTCCTTTAAAACCTAGCCTTAACTTATCTTTTCAACTAGGTTATGATCTTTCAAAACCAGTAACTATTACTCCTGATAGCGTTTTAATTTCTGGTGATGAAGCCCATATTGTTAAAACCGATTTTTTAAATTTAGAGAACATTACCTTAGAAAACTTATCAAAAAGCACAAACATCTCTACTCCTATTATTTTTCCAGAAAATACTCAGCTGAAATCAAGTCATTCTAAAGCTGAAATTAGTATTGAAGTTGATAAGTTTACAGAAGGAGAAATAGAAGTACCAGTATTTGTTAAAAATGCTCCTAAGGGAATTAATGTTTTCCCTAAAAAAGTTAAGATTATATACAAAGTAGGATTACAAAACTTCAATGAAGTAACTCCTGATTTATTTAAGGTAGAATGTGATTACTTGCAATCTAAAAATAAAGAAGTTAATTACCTTACACCACAAATTAAAGGTCTTCCTGACATGGTAACCTTGGTAAGAGTAGTTCCTAATAAGATTGATTTTTTAATATACGAATAA
- a CDS encoding DUF1573 domain-containing protein, translating to MKKIAVMVAFVVSAGMLVSCGQGNASSKVKKENVENAEKRDSSIGLGAPVISFDKEEFDFGTVNEGEVVKTTFVVTNTGKSDLIITNAQASCGCTVPEWPKEAIAPGKTGDIKVSFNTNGRVNKQSKSITLTTNTEKGREVIKISGMVTPKKKNS from the coding sequence ATGAAGAAAATAGCAGTAATGGTAGCATTTGTTGTTTCTGCAGGAATGTTAGTTTCGTGCGGGCAAGGGAATGCTTCATCAAAAGTTAAAAAAGAAAATGTTGAAAACGCAGAAAAAAGGGATAGCTCTATTGGTTTAGGTGCTCCTGTTATTTCTTTTGACAAAGAAGAGTTTGACTTTGGTACTGTTAACGAAGGCGAAGTTGTTAAAACTACCTTCGTAGTAACCAATACTGGTAAGAGTGATTTAATCATTACAAATGCACAAGCGTCATGTGGATGTACTGTTCCTGAATGGCCAAAAGAAGCTATTGCCCCTGGTAAAACAGGAGACATTAAAGTTAGCTTTAATACTAACGGGAGAGTTAATAAGCAATCTAAGTCTATTACTTTAACCACCAATACTGAAAAAGGTAGAGAGGTTATTAAGATTTCTGGAATGGTAACCCCTAAAAAGAAGAACTCATAA
- a CDS encoding chorismate-binding protein has protein sequence MSIFLNIKEAFNKELPFVTCRKPNSSIIKGWFQQNNDLITSENYNESGFIFAPFDSREKAILIPRNQSTYIEEETTVGDTQTNNNDHAPDAASEESHIQLVEKGIAAIKNQQFKKVVLSRKEKIELSDFSLIDTFQKLLNNYPTAFVYVWYHPKIGLWLGATPETLVSIKDKSFTTMALAGTQVYNGTTNVTWQPKELEEQQFVTDYITDRLSDISLNITTSGVETIKAGKLLHLRTILNGKLKTNTASLIKSLHPTPAVCGMPLEASKQFILNNENYHRSFYTGFLGELNTDNKESHLFVNLRCMEVSNNTVYIYVGGGITNDSNAIKEWQETVAKTTTMKKVL, from the coding sequence TTGAGTATTTTTTTAAACATAAAAGAAGCCTTCAACAAAGAATTACCTTTTGTTACTTGCAGAAAACCTAACAGTTCTATAATTAAAGGGTGGTTCCAACAAAACAACGACTTAATTACCTCTGAAAATTATAATGAGAGTGGATTTATTTTTGCTCCGTTTGACAGCAGAGAAAAAGCTATTTTAATTCCTAGAAATCAATCTACTTATATTGAAGAAGAAACTACTGTTGGAGATACTCAAACTAACAATAATGATCATGCTCCTGATGCAGCTTCCGAAGAGAGCCACATTCAACTAGTTGAAAAAGGAATAGCCGCTATTAAAAATCAGCAGTTTAAAAAAGTAGTTCTTTCTAGAAAAGAAAAAATTGAGTTATCAGATTTCAGCCTTATTGATACTTTTCAAAAACTTCTAAATAACTACCCTACAGCTTTTGTATATGTTTGGTATCATCCTAAAATTGGGTTATGGTTAGGAGCTACCCCAGAAACTTTAGTTAGTATTAAAGATAAAAGTTTCACTACTATGGCTTTGGCGGGAACACAAGTTTACAATGGCACAACGAATGTTACTTGGCAGCCAAAAGAATTAGAAGAACAACAATTTGTAACTGACTACATCACTGATAGGTTATCTGATATTTCCTTAAACATTACAACATCTGGTGTTGAAACTATAAAAGCGGGTAAATTACTCCATTTAAGAACCATTCTTAATGGAAAGTTAAAAACAAATACTGCTTCTTTAATCAAAAGCCTACATCCTACCCCTGCCGTTTGTGGAATGCCTTTAGAGGCTTCAAAACAATTTATTTTAAACAATGAGAACTACCATAGAAGCTTTTATACAGGTTTTTTAGGAGAATTGAATACAGACAATAAGGAAAGTCATTTATTTGTTAATCTTCGTTGTATGGAAGTTTCTAACAATACTGTATATATTTATGTTGGAGGTGGAATTACAAATGACAGTAATGCTATAAAAGAATGGCAAGAAACAGTAGCAAAAACTACTACTATGAAAAAAGTTTTATAG
- the coaE gene encoding dephospho-CoA kinase (Dephospho-CoA kinase (CoaE) performs the final step in coenzyme A biosynthesis.), whose amino-acid sequence MVIGLTGGIGSGKSTVVNMFSEFENIAIYIADDEAKKLMNTSAKIKTQLITEFGKEVYINNELNRPYLASIVFNNKEKLANLNAIVHPVVNTHLQNFIKENSNKDYILYENAILFENGSDSFCDKIITVTAPENVRINRVIKRDNSTIEDVKNRIKNQWSETKKTLQSNYLIENLTLTNSKEQVLKIHNSLTKKRS is encoded by the coding sequence ATGGTAATAGGTTTAACAGGAGGAATTGGTAGTGGAAAATCTACAGTAGTTAATATGTTTTCAGAATTTGAAAATATTGCCATTTACATTGCTGATGATGAAGCCAAAAAGTTAATGAATACATCGGCTAAAATAAAAACGCAATTAATTACTGAATTTGGTAAAGAAGTTTACATCAATAATGAGCTGAACAGACCTTATTTAGCTTCAATCGTTTTTAATAATAAAGAAAAACTAGCTAACCTTAACGCTATTGTACATCCAGTTGTTAATACACATTTACAAAACTTTATAAAAGAAAACAGCAACAAAGACTATATCCTATATGAGAACGCAATTCTTTTTGAAAATGGAAGCGATTCTTTTTGCGATAAAATTATTACAGTTACCGCCCCTGAAAATGTAAGGATTAACCGAGTTATAAAAAGAGATAATTCAACAATTGAAGATGTAAAAAATAGAATAAAAAATCAATGGAGCGAAACTAAAAAAACACTTCAATCAAACTACTTAATTGAAAATCTTACACTTACAAATTCAAAAGAACAAGTCTTAAAAATCCACAATTCTTTAACAAAAAAGAGAAGTTAA
- a CDS encoding PUR family DNA/RNA-binding protein, translated as MSERVEQEEIFSQVLRAGRRTYFFDVRSTKADDYYLTVTESKKFTHDDGSFHYQKHKIYLYKEDFSDFKEMLNKATDFIVNEKGSEVISERHQKDYKKEENVATEATSTESFTDVSFDDI; from the coding sequence ATGAGCGAGAGAGTAGAACAAGAAGAAATCTTTTCACAGGTTTTAAGAGCAGGAAGAAGAACATATTTTTTTGATGTTAGATCTACAAAGGCAGATGATTATTATTTAACAGTGACAGAGAGTAAGAAGTTTACTCATGATGATGGTTCTTTCCATTATCAAAAACATAAAATTTACCTATACAAAGAAGATTTTAGTGACTTTAAAGAAATGTTGAATAAAGCAACAGACTTCATAGTTAACGAAAAAGGATCTGAGGTAATCAGTGAACGTCATCAAAAAGACTATAAAAAGGAAGAGAACGTAGCAACTGAAGCAACTTCAACAGAAAGCTTTACTGACGTTTCCTTTGATGATATTTAA